One genomic region from Thunnus maccoyii chromosome 16, fThuMac1.1, whole genome shotgun sequence encodes:
- the LOC121881094 gene encoding uncharacterized protein LOC121881094 gives MTQMLWRKNSSSPPTHPKYFHAPKPNCKQPAFVTLEACPTERKLEKLYGYLSGYLLCLTGHRRGVLENMKAEEVAKHKNSDTFWHAHIVLKKQEHVWLERFLHHRHQLKGGDSDLVFFNTNGGVHQKLLEAFQNRRPDEKEQLAVRCQMCHSQTTAQAFYEAESDIREAWEAVNTQVGRPTQWHEEEGKLKPCCIPSSSTSSLSPPNFSHCCFARKKEGPQEPLVPPEAIQPREAAMQSASPANALSGP, from the exons ATGACACAGATGCTGTGGAGGAAAAACAGCTCCAGTCCGCCTACCCATCCTAAATATTTCCATGCTCCAAAACCCAACTGCAAACAGCCAGCCTTTG TTACCCTTGAAGCTTGCCCTACAgagagaaaacttgaaaaactATATGGGTACCTTTCAGGGTATCTCTTATGTCTCACTGGCCATAGAAGGGGTGTACTGGAGAACATGAAAGCAGAAGAG GTTGCAAAACACAAGAATTCTGACACCTTTTGGCATGCCCACATTGTCCTGAAGAAACAGGAACATGTGTGGCTAGAGAGATTCCTTCACCACAGGCACCAATTAAAAGGAGGGGACTCtgatcttgtgttttttaacacaAATGGAGGGGTGCACCAGAAGCTACTAGAAGCCTTCCAAAACCG GAGGCCGGATGAGAAGGAACAGCTTGCAGTTCGCTGCCAGATGTGCCACTCACAAACCACAGCGCAAGCTTTCTACGAGGCAGAGTCAGACATCAGAGAAGCCTGGGAGGCAGTTAACACCCAGGTTGGGAGACCAACGCAGTGgcatgaggaggaggggaaa CTCAAACCCTGCTGTATCCCCAGCAGCTCAACTTCCTCCCTCAGCCCCCCAAATTTCTCCCATTGCTGCTTTGCAAGGAAGAAAGAAGGTCCACAAGAGCCCTTGGTGCCGCCAGAGGCTATTCAGCCCCGTGAGGCTGCAATGCAAAGCGCAAGCCCTGCCAATGCCCTCTCTGGCCCTTAG